GTATTTGAAGTAGCAAAAGAAAACAAATTTGCTCTTCCTGCTGTAAACGTTGTTGGTACTGACTCTGTAAACGCAGTACTAGAAGCAGCTGCTAAAGTTAAATCACCAGTAGTTGTTCAGTTCTCTAACGGCGGCGCTGCATTCTTCGCAGGTAAAGGCGTTAAACTTGAAGGTCAAGGCGCACAAGTTCTTGGCGCTGTAGCTGGTGCAAAATACGTACACGCTGTAGCTGAAGCTTACGGTGTTCCAGTTATCCTGCACACTGACCACGCTGCTAAAAAACTTCTTCCATGGATCGACGGTCTACTAGACGCTGGTGAAGAGTTCTTCGCACAAACTGGTAAGCCTCTATTCTCTTCTCACATGCTAGACCTTTCTGAAGAGTCTCTAGAAGAGAACATCGAAACATGTGCTAAGTACCTAGAGCGCATGGCTAAAATGAACATGACAATCGAGATCGAACTTGGTTGTACTGGTGGTGAAGAAGACGGCGTAGATAACTCTGATATGGACGCATCTGAACTTTACACTTCTCCAGAAGACGTAGCGTACGCTTATGAGAAACTAATGGAAGTTAGCCCTCGTTTCACTATCGCTGCTTCTTTCGGCAACGTACACGGTGTTTACCAAGCTGGTAACGTTGTACTGACTCCTACTATCCTACGTGATTCTCAAGCATACTGTTCAGAGAAGTTCGGTATTGCACCTAACGCTCTAAACTTCGTATTCCACGGTGGTTCTGGCTCTTCTGAAGCAGAAATCCAAGAGTCTATCGGTTACGGTGTTATCAAAATGAACATCGATACTGATACACAGTGGGCGACTTGGGACGGTATCCGTCAGTACTCTGCTGACAACTTCGATTTCCTACAAGGTCAAATCGGTAACCCAACTGGCGAATCAGCTCCAAACAAGAAGTACTACGATCCACGCGTATGGTTACGTGCAGGTCAAGCTTCAATGGTTGCTCGTCTAGAGAAAGCATTTGCTGACCTTAATGCTGTAGACGTACTATAATTCTTTGAATTAAGTACTCTTTGAGTTTTAAGAAACCCGCTTAATGAGCGGGTTTTTTTATGCCTGATGAAAACTTGTATTAAATATGTGAAAACCCTAGCCTACCGTGCATAAATTTCGTAGTCTTTTAGTTATCGGTATTTGTGTTTATCGGTAAGTTTTATTTTTCAAAAGCTTGCATAAATATGACTTTGCAATCTGTCAAAGATAGGATATCGTGCCGAAAAACTGGACTTGGTTCAGTTTATAAAAAGGACTTGGCTTTTATTTACTTTTAACACAATAACTTAACAGGAGTTAAACTGTTTGCTTTGTTGTCTAGTAAGTTTGGCTTAAGGCAGTTTAGCCCATAGCATATTATATAGAGGA
The Vibrio kanaloae genome window above contains:
- the fbaA gene encoding class II fructose-bisphosphate aldolase, giving the protein MSKIFDFVKPGVISGDDVQKVFEVAKENKFALPAVNVVGTDSVNAVLEAAAKVKSPVVVQFSNGGAAFFAGKGVKLEGQGAQVLGAVAGAKYVHAVAEAYGVPVILHTDHAAKKLLPWIDGLLDAGEEFFAQTGKPLFSSHMLDLSEESLEENIETCAKYLERMAKMNMTIEIELGCTGGEEDGVDNSDMDASELYTSPEDVAYAYEKLMEVSPRFTIAASFGNVHGVYQAGNVVLTPTILRDSQAYCSEKFGIAPNALNFVFHGGSGSSEAEIQESIGYGVIKMNIDTDTQWATWDGIRQYSADNFDFLQGQIGNPTGESAPNKKYYDPRVWLRAGQASMVARLEKAFADLNAVDVL